Proteins encoded together in one Bacteroides zoogleoformans window:
- a CDS encoding HmuY family protein, producing the protein MKHYFLTILWTALTLASCVDYDAEPFTGKVLPRNTGYTTGVTNDWLYINLRTGQIFNRYKVNADITEGEQKDRTDWDLAFCGYRMRTNSGTSGNGQGGAADLGSGAYEKWQTVSQLPSDIQWAVDDHSVYITMSRNDWNKYLIAHKLDFQQNPWFDPNRGPATTLTDANPVLAKAMTFSGPPPVYTPSFHTYVVRTADGQRYFKIQIISWYKADVEIGDTGGQMSYYCDELK; encoded by the coding sequence ATGAAACATTATTTCCTGACAATACTTTGGACTGCCCTCACGTTGGCTTCTTGCGTTGATTATGACGCAGAGCCTTTCACGGGAAAAGTGCTGCCTCGCAACACGGGATATACCACCGGCGTAACCAACGACTGGCTATATATCAACCTGCGAACCGGACAAATATTCAATCGATACAAAGTGAACGCCGATATCACCGAGGGTGAGCAAAAAGACCGGACCGATTGGGACTTAGCTTTTTGCGGCTACCGCATGCGTACAAACAGCGGCACGTCGGGGAACGGACAGGGCGGTGCCGCCGATTTAGGAAGCGGGGCGTACGAAAAGTGGCAAACCGTATCGCAATTGCCTTCTGATATCCAATGGGCTGTAGACGACCACTCCGTGTACATCACCATGTCGCGCAATGACTGGAACAAATATCTCATCGCTCATAAACTGGATTTCCAGCAAAACCCATGGTTTGACCCTAACCGGGGACCAGCAACCACATTGACGGATGCGAACCCTGTATTGGCAAAGGCCATGACTTTTTCCGGTCCGCCACCCGTTTATACTCCCTCGTTTCATACATACGTGGTGCGCACGGCCGACGGGCAGAGGTATTTCAAAATACAAATCATCAGTTGGTATAAGGCCGATGTGGAAATTGGCGATACGGGCGGACAAATGAGTTATTATTGCGATGAATTGAAATAA
- a CDS encoding TonB-dependent receptor, translated as MKYIVFALCSLLVAANTQAQHRVKITVQEKGTQQPLIGASISFSTHKDMAKALHCITNVEGKAVIEAEKGKNIYYKVSAIGYVPITDSFPPTIDEATITMQEDVIHLNDVVVTGSRTERPIKLAPITTQVLGGKALVDAGYSDLQHALQQETPGMNIQKVGFGNEISMQGLDARHVLFLQDGERMTGDMAGNLDYERFNLHAIDRVEIVKGASSTLYGSRASGAVINLISKKTVKPLDIQAGVRWAQMNERNYKNPSPKDFLYMFEKNSDRPNLQAWLSAGVKHKAFTSQTDVWYSESDAFYMYQADNDIKVYTKEANPFLPHDITLKSVATRSPMGIEGTEHISAAQKFYYEPGKNLSVQAYGSMFFMNSYDLIQDMNFSQSRDFMAGLKVKYSVKDWFTVNMSMHSDFYDRFKRHERIDTRKKVYKSRILQPRLTLTSDYFKGHNIIFGVEHISDDLTSDRFVNRKMTTRSLRETEYFLQEEWTPNDRWMLSTGVRTNFSEAFGFMWMPKVAVKYSPDNHWAIRANYSMGYRAPSIKELFFNWDHLGMFQIKGNEELKPEKNNYFSVGAEYSRDKFFVNVNAYGNFFRKKIEGVWHIYDMQYNFEYTNLSSQRMLGVEAILKWHVCDYLTLNGTYSYVNVSKQDGIQVNTTSPHAATGSLDYTLNKRNYRLKTIFSASLMGEKNFDVQDRVWVEEHKKSYDAYFRCTLPTYVLCNLSVVQTFHNKVKLAVGVDNLFNYVPHTLGSGITMFNVPATAGAKGYVQVEFLVDDIVKLLKRKK; from the coding sequence ATGAAATACATTGTTTTTGCTCTATGTAGCCTGCTTGTTGCAGCAAACACGCAGGCGCAACATAGGGTAAAAATCACTGTGCAGGAAAAAGGGACGCAACAGCCTTTAATCGGGGCAAGCATCAGTTTTTCTACTCACAAAGACATGGCGAAAGCCCTGCACTGCATAACGAATGTGGAGGGAAAGGCTGTTATAGAGGCCGAAAAAGGGAAAAACATATATTATAAGGTGAGCGCAATCGGCTATGTTCCGATAACGGACAGCTTCCCGCCGACAATAGATGAAGCAACAATTACGATGCAGGAAGACGTAATACACCTGAACGATGTTGTTGTAACAGGGTCGCGCACGGAACGCCCCATCAAGCTGGCACCCATCACCACACAAGTGCTGGGGGGCAAGGCACTCGTGGATGCCGGATACAGCGACCTGCAGCATGCCCTGCAACAGGAAACGCCGGGAATGAACATACAGAAAGTGGGCTTCGGCAATGAAATTTCGATGCAGGGGCTCGACGCACGTCACGTCCTCTTTTTGCAAGACGGCGAGCGCATGACCGGCGACATGGCCGGCAATTTGGATTATGAGCGGTTCAACCTGCATGCCATCGATCGCGTGGAGATAGTAAAAGGCGCAAGCAGCACGCTTTATGGCAGCAGGGCTTCGGGAGCCGTGATTAATCTCATCTCGAAGAAAACCGTAAAACCGCTCGACATACAGGCGGGCGTGCGCTGGGCACAGATGAACGAACGTAACTATAAGAATCCCTCTCCGAAAGATTTCCTGTATATGTTCGAGAAAAACAGCGATCGCCCTAATCTTCAGGCATGGTTGTCGGCAGGTGTCAAACACAAGGCTTTTACTTCTCAGACGGATGTGTGGTATAGCGAAAGCGACGCTTTCTACATGTATCAGGCGGATAATGACATCAAGGTGTACACCAAGGAGGCCAACCCTTTTCTGCCACACGACATTACACTGAAGAGCGTGGCAACACGTTCGCCGATGGGCATCGAGGGAACAGAGCATATTTCCGCTGCACAGAAGTTCTATTATGAACCCGGCAAGAATCTATCCGTTCAGGCATACGGTTCGATGTTTTTCATGAACTCATACGACCTGATACAGGACATGAACTTCTCGCAAAGCCGCGATTTCATGGCAGGCTTGAAGGTGAAGTACAGTGTGAAAGACTGGTTCACCGTCAACATGAGCATGCACAGCGACTTTTACGACCGCTTCAAGCGGCACGAAAGAATCGACACACGCAAGAAAGTATACAAAAGCCGTATCTTGCAGCCCCGCCTGACACTGACAAGCGATTATTTCAAAGGGCACAACATCATATTCGGCGTGGAGCATATCAGCGATGACCTGACAAGCGACCGCTTTGTAAATAGAAAAATGACCACTCGTTCGCTGCGCGAGACAGAGTATTTCCTGCAAGAGGAATGGACGCCCAACGACCGGTGGATGCTCTCGACAGGTGTACGAACCAACTTCTCCGAAGCTTTCGGTTTCATGTGGATGCCCAAAGTGGCGGTGAAGTATTCGCCCGACAACCATTGGGCCATACGCGCCAATTATTCGATGGGCTATCGCGCGCCCAGCATCAAAGAGCTGTTCTTCAATTGGGATCATCTGGGAATGTTCCAAATAAAAGGAAACGAGGAACTGAAACCGGAGAAAAACAATTACTTCTCTGTAGGTGCAGAATACAGCCGTGACAAGTTCTTCGTGAACGTCAACGCATACGGCAACTTCTTCAGAAAAAAGATAGAAGGCGTTTGGCACATCTACGATATGCAATATAACTTTGAATATACGAATCTGAGCAGCCAACGCATGTTGGGAGTGGAGGCCATCTTAAAATGGCACGTATGCGATTATTTGACACTCAACGGCACATACAGCTACGTCAATGTGAGCAAACAGGACGGAATACAGGTGAACACCACATCGCCACACGCCGCAACAGGCAGCCTCGACTATACGCTCAATAAGAGGAACTATCGGCTGAAAACCATCTTCAGCGCTTCGCTGATGGGCGAAAAGAATTTCGACGTGCAAGACCGCGTATGGGTGGAAGAGCACAAAAAGAGCTACGACGCATATTTCCGTTGCACATTGCCGACGTATGTGCTCTGCAATCTCTCTGTTGTGCAGACTTTCCATAACAAGGTGAAACTGGCGGTGGGAGTGGACAATCTTTTCAATTATGTTCCCCATACGCTGGGTTCGGGCATCACTATGTTCAACGTGCCTGCCACTGCCGGGGCGAAAGGATATGTGCAAGTAGAATTCCTTGTAGACGATATTGTGAAATTATTAAAACGAAAGAAATGA
- a CDS encoding DUF5025 domain-containing protein → MKAKIIFPFFFFVYTIAIFSSCKKDEDTSLNDRSKEKDSYWGYFKGSVNGKYVQLDNSERTDNLSMPIYSIRESFYAKQAWTGIDSINILNTGIGIDEKTQLYIRLYKLNVGVRNLGTYDFDPKAWYESNIKLTKAFPNGNIIYEANSRNPFKVEITNVTWLSYMDPIIDVKLEGILYNEKNPEDSIIIHAGYGSR, encoded by the coding sequence ATGAAAGCTAAAATCATTTTCCCTTTCTTTTTCTTTGTATACACTATCGCTATATTTTCATCTTGTAAAAAGGATGAAGATACATCACTCAATGATAGATCGAAAGAGAAAGATTCGTATTGGGGATATTTTAAAGGTTCTGTCAACGGAAAATATGTTCAGTTGGACAACAGTGAGCGTACCGATAACTTATCCATGCCTATTTATAGCATACGCGAGAGCTTTTATGCAAAACAAGCATGGACAGGGATTGATTCTATAAATATTCTAAATACGGGTATTGGCATTGACGAAAAGACTCAACTCTATATCAGACTATATAAATTGAATGTCGGTGTACGCAACTTAGGTACATACGATTTTGATCCGAAAGCATGGTATGAGAGTAATATAAAACTAACCAAAGCCTTTCCAAATGGCAATATAATTTACGAAGCCAACAGCCGTAATCCTTTCAAGGTCGAAATAACAAACGTTACTTGGCTTTCCTATATGGATCCCATTATTGATGTTAAATTAGAAGGAATTCTTTACAATGAGAAGAATCCCGAAGATTCGATAATCATACACGCCGGGTATGGAAGTCGATAA
- a CDS encoding DUF4903 family protein, giving the protein MKLLKWNIYLLALLFLGMSSCSSDERLEQKPANEEYLEKAKTILNGDIVLSTKATMSGVDKTLLPQGCPTKFNFKWEKDSMQLSLNGFSVGKMPLIVYFSCKCKFMQLNYYEKNEYGGDGWIKFVGKDGSVTGDNKDDSGVQKGSGAGVIGYLNVKTEELIFIVDYNMMSVRSECFLQTIDKNRIKNYEEEFAQYERDLEAYKKEHGL; this is encoded by the coding sequence ATGAAATTATTAAAATGGAATATTTATCTCTTGGCCCTTTTATTCTTGGGAATGTCGTCTTGCAGCAGTGATGAAAGATTAGAACAAAAGCCCGCCAACGAAGAATACCTCGAAAAGGCAAAGACTATACTGAACGGAGACATTGTGTTGTCAACAAAAGCCACAATGAGTGGTGTTGACAAAACTCTTCTTCCCCAAGGATGCCCTACGAAATTTAACTTCAAATGGGAAAAAGACAGTATGCAATTGTCGCTCAACGGATTCTCCGTAGGTAAAATGCCGCTAATAGTCTACTTCTCTTGCAAATGCAAGTTCATGCAGCTAAATTATTATGAGAAAAATGAATATGGAGGCGACGGGTGGATAAAGTTCGTCGGTAAAGACGGAAGTGTCACCGGAGATAACAAAGACGATTCCGGAGTACAGAAAGGCAGCGGAGCCGGCGTTATAGGCTATTTAAATGTAAAGACGGAAGAACTCATCTTTATTGTCGACTACAACATGATGAGTGTGCGCTCCGAATGCTTCTTACAAACCATCGACAAAAACCGTATCAAGAATTACGAGGAAGAGTTTGCCCAATATGAAAGGGACTTGGAGGCCTACAAAAAAGAGCACGGATTGTAA